The following coding sequences are from one Streptococcus mitis window:
- a CDS encoding LysM peptidoglycan-binding domain-containing protein, with product MKSTTKKIKTTLAGVAALFAVFAPSFVSAQESSTYTVKEGDTLSEIAETHNTTVERLAENNHIDNIHLIYVGQELVIDGPVAPATTPAQTTYAAPAAQDETVSAPVAETTEVAEEAAPVASAPAAEETVTSTETSAPAATVSGSEAEAKEWIAQKESGGSYTATNGQYIGRYQLTDSYLNGDYSAENQERVADAYVAGRYGSWSAAKNFWLNNGWY from the coding sequence ATGAAATCAACAACTAAAAAGATTAAAACAACTCTTGCAGGAGTAGCTGCCTTGTTTGCAGTATTTGCTCCATCATTTGTATCTGCTCAAGAATCATCAACTTACACTGTTAAAGAAGGTGATACACTTTCAGAAATCGCTGAAACTCACAACACAACTGTTGAGAGATTGGCAGAAAACAACCACATTGACAACATCCATCTGATTTATGTTGGTCAAGAGTTGGTTATCGATGGCCCTGTAGCACCAGCTACAACACCAGCGCAAACTACTTATGCAGCACCAGCAGCTCAAGATGAAACTGTTTCAGCTCCAGTAGCAGAAACTACAGAAGTAGCAGAAGAAGCAGCTCCAGTGGCAAGCGCACCTGCAGCAGAAGAAACGGTTACTTCAACAGAAACTTCAGCACCAGCTGCAACTGTAAGTGGCTCTGAAGCAGAAGCTAAAGAATGGATTGCACAAAAAGAATCAGGTGGTAGCTATACAGCTACAAACGGCCAATACATTGGACGTTACCAATTGACAGATTCATACTTGAACGGTGACTACTCAGCTGAAAACCAAGAACGTGTAGCAGATGCCTACGTTGCAGGACGTTACGGTTCATGGTCAGCCGCTAAAAACTTCTGGCTTAACAACGGCTGGTATTAA
- the sdaAB gene encoding L-serine ammonia-lyase, iron-sulfur-dependent subunit beta: MKSLRFQSVFDIIGPVMIGPSSSHTAGAVRIGKIVSSIFDDTPTEVEFQLFNSFAKTYRGHGTDLALVAGILGMDTDDPEIPNSLEIAHKRGIKIVWTIQKDSNAPHPNTTKITVKNAHKTISVTGISIGGGNIQVTELNGFAVSLNMNTPTIIIVHQDIPGMIALVTEALSRYGINIAQMNVTREKAGEKAIMIIEVDSRNCDEAIEEIRKIPHLHNVNFFK; the protein is encoded by the coding sequence ATGAAATCACTTCGTTTTCAATCTGTCTTTGATATCATCGGACCAGTTATGATTGGCCCATCTAGTAGTCATACCGCTGGTGCTGTTCGTATTGGTAAGATTGTCTCTTCCATCTTTGACGATACTCCGACAGAAGTCGAATTCCAACTTTTTAACTCATTTGCCAAGACTTATCGTGGTCACGGGACAGACCTAGCCCTTGTCGCAGGTATTTTGGGCATGGATACAGATGATCCTGAGATCCCAAACAGTCTGGAAATTGCCCACAAGCGTGGCATCAAGATTGTCTGGACTATTCAGAAAGACAGCAATGCTCCGCATCCAAACACCACTAAAATTACCGTCAAAAATGCCCACAAGACCATCAGCGTGACTGGTATTTCTATCGGTGGAGGGAATATTCAGGTCACCGAACTCAATGGCTTTGCCGTCTCTCTCAATATGAATACACCGACTATCATCATTGTTCATCAAGATATTCCAGGTATGATTGCCCTCGTAACAGAGGCTCTTTCACGCTATGGTATCAATATCGCCCAGATGAATGTTACTCGTGAAAAAGCTGGTGAAAAAGCCATCATGATTATCGAAGTCGACAGTCGCAACTGTGATGAGGCCATAGAAGAAATTCGAAAAATCCCTCATCTCCACAATGTCAATTTCTTTAAATAG